Proteins encoded in a region of the Kineosporia corallincola genome:
- a CDS encoding LCP family protein — MSDLRQPTRLPGDAAGGQSFADPYPYGGPVVSTGRRGSHATMRGQGFSWVLGWTIAGSLLPGTGLLAAGWRRVGGFLLGLSGAGLLALAWLALDGHPLDRLQSLVVDPERLTAITVAIGVIASLWVGSILLTHTQLRRYAALSSGQKMFSGVVVTALVAAVAMPAYQAGRYALIGRDLVDTVFRDSVDAETSTALNDTGEADPWAGTPRVNVLLIGSDAGADRIGIRPDTMIVASTDTHSGNTVLFSLPRNLENVPFPLGTPGNSAWPDGFNCGDECLLNAIWTWAEGPGSGYERFRNPGLAATEDAIEGATGLKIDTYAMLNLKGFAEFVNAIGGLSVNVRERLPIGGDSDPSSPVYHVATGGWIETGEKQHLDGYHALWFARSRWSSDDYSRMQRQRCVIGAFVDQVDPVTVALQFPKLAKAAKHNITTGIPLRDLDAWVELSKRVQGGKVTSLPFTREVVNVAYPDFDKVHRLVERAIGSSERSTPGDSDRPAKPAAPQANPNKAQDVRAVC, encoded by the coding sequence ATGTCCGACCTTCGGCAGCCGACCAGACTCCCCGGCGACGCCGCGGGAGGGCAGTCGTTCGCCGACCCGTACCCGTACGGCGGCCCGGTCGTCTCGACCGGCCGGCGGGGCAGCCACGCCACCATGCGCGGGCAGGGCTTCTCCTGGGTGCTCGGCTGGACCATCGCCGGCTCACTGCTGCCCGGCACCGGCCTGCTGGCCGCGGGCTGGCGGCGGGTAGGCGGATTCCTGCTCGGGCTGAGCGGAGCCGGGCTGCTGGCCCTGGCCTGGCTGGCGCTCGACGGGCATCCGCTCGACCGGTTGCAGAGCCTGGTCGTCGACCCGGAACGGCTCACCGCGATCACCGTCGCGATCGGCGTGATCGCCTCGCTCTGGGTCGGCTCGATCCTGCTCACCCACACCCAGCTGCGCCGTTACGCCGCGCTCAGCTCCGGCCAGAAGATGTTCTCCGGCGTGGTGGTGACGGCTCTGGTCGCGGCCGTGGCGATGCCCGCCTACCAGGCCGGGCGGTACGCGCTGATCGGCCGTGACCTGGTGGACACGGTGTTCCGCGACAGCGTGGACGCCGAGACCAGCACCGCGCTGAACGACACCGGCGAGGCCGACCCGTGGGCCGGCACGCCGCGGGTGAACGTGCTGCTGATCGGCTCGGACGCGGGGGCGGACCGGATCGGCATCCGGCCGGACACGATGATCGTGGCGAGTACCGACACGCACTCGGGCAACACCGTGCTGTTCAGCCTGCCGCGCAACCTGGAGAACGTGCCCTTCCCGCTCGGCACCCCCGGGAACAGCGCCTGGCCGGACGGATTCAACTGCGGCGACGAGTGCCTGCTGAACGCGATCTGGACCTGGGCCGAGGGGCCCGGCTCGGGCTACGAGAGGTTCCGCAACCCGGGCCTGGCCGCCACCGAGGACGCGATCGAGGGCGCCACCGGCCTGAAGATCGACACCTACGCGATGCTCAACCTCAAGGGGTTCGCCGAGTTCGTGAACGCGATCGGCGGGCTCTCGGTGAACGTGCGCGAGCGGCTGCCGATCGGCGGCGACAGCGACCCGTCCTCACCCGTGTACCACGTGGCCACCGGCGGCTGGATCGAGACCGGCGAGAAGCAGCACCTGGACGGCTACCACGCGCTCTGGTTCGCCCGGTCCCGCTGGTCCAGCGACGACTACTCGCGCATGCAGCGTCAGCGGTGCGTGATCGGGGCGTTCGTCGACCAGGTCGACCCGGTGACGGTGGCCCTCCAGTTCCCCAAGCTGGCCAAGGCCGCCAAACACAACATCACCACCGGCATACCGCTGCGCGACCTGGACGCCTGGGTCGAGCTGAGCAAGCGGGTGCAGGGCGGGAAGGTGACCAGCCTGCCGTTCACCCGGGAGGTGGTGAACGTGGCCTACCCGGACTTCGACAAGGTGCACCGCCTGGTCGAGCGGGCGATCGGCAGTTCCGAGCGCAGTACTCCCGGCGATTCGGACCGGCCTGCGAAACCAGCGGCCCCGCAGGCCAATCCGAACAAGGCCCAGGACGTGAGGGCGGTCTGCTAG